One genomic segment of Fervidobacterium pennivorans includes these proteins:
- a CDS encoding thiamine pyrophosphate-dependent enzyme: protein MPLNAIELAKLFHDKNPGMTQGHRMCPGCAAPNVVRFALMTAIAKGYEPVVGLATGCLEVSTTIYPYTSWNVPYIHNAFENVAATISGVETAYRALVKKGEIDKDKKYAFFAFGGDGGTYDIGLQSLSGAVERGHKFIYIVYDNEGYMNTGNQRSGATPPGSDTTTAPVGKKLPGKLQLKKNLVEIMAAHENVYVATVSISEPMDFMKKIEKALEFDGPSFIAAYSPCVRFWRVNDDKSVEVSRLAIETLYWPLYEVERGVYRVTKKITNPKPVAEYIKAQGRFKPLLSRPDAQEIIDELQEYVKIRYERLLALEEVTKDKPIR from the coding sequence ATGCCACTTAACGCTATAGAACTTGCAAAGTTGTTCCACGATAAAAATCCTGGAATGACACAGGGACACAGAATGTGTCCAGGATGTGCAGCTCCAAATGTTGTAAGATTTGCTCTTATGACCGCTATAGCTAAAGGATACGAACCTGTTGTTGGTCTTGCAACTGGCTGTTTGGAGGTCTCTACTACCATTTATCCTTACACATCTTGGAACGTTCCATACATTCACAACGCGTTTGAAAACGTTGCTGCAACAATAAGCGGAGTAGAGACAGCTTACAGAGCGCTTGTAAAAAAGGGAGAAATTGATAAAGATAAGAAATATGCATTCTTTGCATTTGGTGGAGATGGTGGAACATACGATATAGGATTGCAATCACTCTCCGGAGCAGTCGAAAGAGGCCACAAATTCATCTACATTGTTTACGATAACGAAGGATATATGAACACAGGTAACCAAAGGTCAGGCGCGACGCCTCCGGGTTCAGATACAACAACGGCTCCTGTTGGAAAGAAACTTCCTGGAAAACTACAGCTTAAAAAGAACCTTGTCGAGATAATGGCAGCACACGAGAATGTATACGTTGCAACAGTTTCCATTTCAGAACCTATGGATTTCATGAAGAAAATAGAGAAAGCTCTTGAATTCGATGGACCTTCGTTCATAGCAGCGTACTCACCGTGTGTTAGGTTCTGGAGAGTTAACGATGATAAGTCTGTTGAGGTTAGCAGGCTAGCAATAGAAACACTATACTGGCCACTTTACGAAGTTGAAAGAGGAGTATATCGTGTAACAAAGAAAATCACAAATCCGAAACCAGTTGCAGAATACATAAAGGCTCAGGGAAGGTTCAAACCTTTACTTTCAAGGCCAGATGCTCAGGAGATTATAGACGAACTTCAAGAATATGTTAAAATTAGGTACGAAAGGCTTCTTGCACTCGAAGAAGTGACGAAAGACAAACCAATTAGATAA
- a CDS encoding basic amino acid ABC transporter substrate-binding protein, whose amino-acid sequence MKRVAVVVLLIGMVIVVTLSFAQSLTEIKKRGKLIVGTEPTFPPFEFVDEKNQVVGFDMDIANELAKRLGVKLEIVNLPFDSLIPALLQGKIDLIIAGMTITEERAKVVDFSKPYFEANQAIVVRKDGKFEPKKLEELVGKKVAVQLGTTGDLVVSEINGVQVVRFQKFTDAFLELQNGRVDAVVLDEAPAKAYVKKFPKFLISTVVDTGETYGIAVKKGNKELLNFVNQTLDILKSSGTYNKLIQKWFE is encoded by the coding sequence ATGAAAAGGGTCGCTGTGGTAGTTTTACTTATTGGTATGGTGATAGTTGTAACACTGAGTTTTGCGCAAAGCCTCACAGAGATTAAGAAAAGAGGAAAGCTGATTGTGGGTACTGAGCCAACGTTCCCGCCTTTTGAGTTCGTCGATGAAAAAAACCAAGTTGTCGGTTTTGATATGGACATCGCTAATGAACTAGCAAAAAGACTCGGTGTTAAACTTGAGATTGTGAACCTACCGTTTGATAGTTTAATTCCAGCTCTATTGCAAGGGAAGATTGATTTAATCATTGCAGGTATGACTATTACTGAAGAAAGGGCCAAGGTTGTTGATTTTTCAAAGCCTTACTTCGAGGCAAACCAAGCGATAGTTGTAAGAAAGGACGGAAAGTTTGAACCAAAGAAGTTAGAAGAACTTGTTGGTAAAAAGGTCGCAGTTCAGCTTGGAACTACAGGGGACTTGGTTGTCAGCGAAATTAACGGAGTCCAAGTTGTTAGGTTCCAAAAATTCACTGATGCGTTTTTAGAATTGCAAAACGGTCGTGTTGATGCGGTAGTACTTGACGAAGCACCAGCAAAAGCTTACGTAAAGAAATTCCCAAAATTCTTGATAAGTACTGTTGTAGATACCGGAGAAACTTACGGAATCGCAGTTAAAAAAGGAAACAAGGAACTACTGAATTTCGTAAATCAAACCCTTGATATTTTAAAGAGTTCGGGAACTTACAACAAATTAATTCAGAAGTGGTTTGAATAA
- a CDS encoding aldo/keto reductase gives MNKRYVRRFNVYISEIGFGGWQLANPLWGSMTYEEGIELVRAAYEKGINFFDTAPGYSNGLSERIIGEALKDVRENVFINTKFGHNALGETDFSEEAIERSINESLQRLQTTYIDSVILHNPPREILEGKTKHEEEFQRIKRMGKIRGYGVSIDTLEELELVLSNWDVDVIEILFNIMHQSPKYLFDKVKERGILLAIKVPLDSGWLTGKYNSNSKFEGIRARWSQDVILKRAMIVDKIKAIVKDEDLVKYAIGFILSFDAVTTVITGVKNIQQLETNIKASEFKLSDELKRELERLYEEEIKPLNLPW, from the coding sequence ATGAACAAAAGATACGTGAGAAGGTTCAATGTTTATATAAGCGAAATAGGATTCGGTGGCTGGCAGTTAGCTAATCCCCTTTGGGGGTCTATGACCTACGAAGAAGGTATAGAACTTGTCAGGGCAGCGTATGAAAAAGGTATAAATTTCTTTGATACAGCGCCTGGTTACTCCAATGGCTTAAGCGAAAGAATCATAGGTGAAGCTTTAAAAGATGTTCGGGAAAATGTTTTTATCAACACAAAATTCGGTCACAACGCCCTTGGTGAAACAGATTTTAGTGAAGAAGCGATAGAAAGATCAATAAACGAAAGCTTGCAAAGGCTCCAAACGACGTACATCGATAGTGTGATTCTTCACAATCCACCTCGAGAAATTCTTGAAGGCAAAACAAAGCATGAAGAAGAATTTCAAAGGATTAAACGCATGGGAAAAATACGTGGCTACGGAGTAAGTATAGACACTTTAGAAGAGCTTGAGCTTGTACTGAGCAATTGGGATGTTGATGTTATCGAAATTCTTTTCAACATCATGCACCAATCGCCGAAATATCTCTTCGACAAAGTCAAGGAAAGAGGAATTCTCTTAGCAATCAAAGTTCCATTGGATTCAGGTTGGTTGACAGGCAAGTACAATTCAAATAGTAAATTCGAAGGTATACGTGCACGCTGGAGTCAAGATGTCATTTTAAAAAGGGCAATGATAGTTGACAAAATCAAAGCTATTGTCAAAGATGAGGATTTAGTTAAATACGCTATTGGGTTTATACTAAGCTTTGATGCAGTAACGACTGTTATAACCGGTGTTAAAAATATTCAACAGCTTGAGACAAATATCAAAGCTTCTGAATTTAAACTAAGTGATGAACTGAAACGGGAATTAGAAAGATTATATGAAGAGGAAATCAAACCGCTTAACTTACCATGGTAA
- the porA gene encoding pyruvate synthase subunit PorA, with amino-acid sequence MPLKQAITGAEAIAYAMKQINPDVVAAYPITPQTPVVEYFAKYVADGVVDTEMIPVESEHSAMSAVVGAAAAGARAFTATAAVGLALMHEVVFIAASLRLPIVMAVANRALSGPINIHCDHSDAMAERDSGWIQLWAENAQEAYDYTVMAYRIAEHPDVRLPVMVNFDGFIISHGVEVVETLDDDVVKNFVGKPIKMYPLLDTSKPVTYGPLDLYDYYFEHKRQQIEAMKHVPRVFKEVAEEFAKISGRKYDLLDEFMVEDAEYIMVALGSTAGTIKHTIKELRAEGKKVGLVKPWVFRPFVKSEFQRVLNARKGVVVLDRSASFGAEAPLYEAVKSALYEVAVRPQMGSYVYGLGGRDITPEHIRQAFEDAFKGNLIADEERYLGLRE; translated from the coding sequence ATGCCTTTAAAACAAGCAATTACAGGTGCGGAAGCGATAGCTTACGCAATGAAACAGATAAATCCAGATGTTGTTGCTGCATATCCAATTACTCCACAAACACCTGTTGTTGAGTACTTTGCCAAATACGTGGCTGATGGTGTTGTTGATACAGAAATGATTCCTGTTGAGAGTGAACACTCAGCCATGAGTGCTGTTGTTGGCGCAGCAGCTGCAGGAGCAAGGGCATTTACCGCAACTGCCGCTGTTGGTCTTGCACTTATGCACGAAGTCGTATTTATTGCCGCTTCTTTGAGACTTCCAATCGTTATGGCGGTTGCCAACAGAGCACTTTCTGGTCCAATCAACATCCACTGTGACCATAGCGATGCGATGGCAGAACGAGACAGTGGATGGATTCAACTTTGGGCAGAAAACGCTCAAGAAGCCTACGATTATACGGTAATGGCATACAGGATAGCTGAACATCCAGATGTAAGACTTCCAGTCATGGTCAATTTCGATGGATTCATAATCTCTCACGGCGTTGAAGTAGTCGAAACACTTGATGATGATGTAGTTAAAAACTTTGTTGGAAAACCCATCAAAATGTATCCATTACTTGATACATCCAAACCAGTAACATACGGTCCACTTGACCTTTATGATTATTACTTTGAACACAAGAGGCAACAGATAGAAGCAATGAAGCACGTTCCGAGAGTATTCAAAGAAGTTGCGGAAGAATTTGCAAAGATTTCTGGAAGAAAATACGACCTTCTTGACGAATTCATGGTAGAGGACGCTGAATATATAATGGTTGCTCTTGGTTCAACAGCCGGAACAATTAAACACACAATAAAGGAACTTAGAGCAGAAGGTAAGAAGGTCGGACTCGTAAAACCATGGGTCTTCAGACCTTTTGTAAAGTCCGAATTCCAAAGAGTGCTTAACGCAAGAAAAGGTGTAGTTGTTCTTGACAGGTCTGCATCCTTCGGTGCCGAAGCTCCACTCTACGAAGCAGTAAAATCAGCGCTCTATGAAGTTGCAGTAAGACCGCAGATGGGTAGCTATGTTTACGGTCTTGGTGGAAGAGACATAACTCCAGAACACATCAGACAGGCATTTGAAGATGCCTTCAAAGGCAACTTGATTGCTGATGAAGAAAGATACCTTGGATTAAGAGAATAA
- a CDS encoding 2-oxoacid:acceptor oxidoreductase family protein has product MPAKIFEIRWHGRAGQGAKSASQMLAEAALDMGKYVQAFPEYGAERTGAPMKAFNRISDEPILLHCSVEKPNLVVVIDDTLLGNPDILAGTTSETVLIVNTVKPIEWVRQKTGFQGKICVVKATDIALEELGRGTPNTVVLGAIARVTGIIELKYVEDKIRDMFLKKFGEEVVQKNIRALHRGYEEVTCSA; this is encoded by the coding sequence GTGCCGGCGAAGATATTCGAAATCAGATGGCATGGAAGAGCTGGTCAGGGTGCAAAGAGTGCGTCCCAAATGCTTGCAGAAGCCGCACTTGACATGGGAAAATACGTTCAGGCATTCCCAGAGTACGGTGCGGAAAGAACTGGAGCTCCGATGAAAGCCTTCAACAGAATTTCTGACGAACCTATTCTACTCCACTGCTCCGTTGAGAAGCCCAACCTTGTTGTAGTCATTGATGACACACTGTTAGGTAACCCAGATATATTGGCAGGGACAACATCTGAGACGGTACTCATAGTGAATACCGTTAAACCTATCGAGTGGGTAAGGCAAAAAACGGGATTTCAAGGAAAAATTTGCGTTGTAAAAGCAACGGATATCGCGCTTGAAGAACTTGGAAGAGGTACACCAAATACAGTTGTTCTTGGTGCAATTGCAAGGGTAACGGGTATTATTGAGCTGAAGTATGTAGAAGATAAGATTAGGGACATGTTCCTAAAGAAGTTTGGTGAGGAAGTTGTTCAAAAGAACATTAGGGCACTTCACAGAGGATATGAGGAGGTGACCTGCAGTGCCTGA
- a CDS encoding radical SAM protein, with protein MSRERPRNIEFEITTACNYQCIHCYCNAGPKSKNELSTEQVESVIDQLVEANAELLDIVGGEPLVRPDIYEILSYGYKKGLQMMMNTNASLVTKEVARKLKLACPSLLIGVSLDGPTPEIHEKIRGKGTFEKTMKGMLNLLNEGFDVTILFVVNALNYKYIDDMLKLAERLGTHLYVDRFVPVGRGFFHKDLLMPTKEQIQYVAEKLEEYNGNVQLFIEENIFGGECTAGKTHASILVDGTVVPCGHFRYSPKFYMGNINEKPFKEIWYSYDPQHVVPKQCSSCSLYKTSCEAGCFAYSHLIYSSCDELICKLV; from the coding sequence ATGTCTCGAGAAAGGCCACGTAATATCGAGTTTGAGATTACAACAGCTTGTAATTATCAATGTATCCACTGCTATTGCAACGCTGGTCCAAAGTCAAAGAATGAACTTTCTACTGAGCAAGTAGAGAGCGTTATAGACCAGCTTGTTGAAGCCAACGCAGAGTTACTTGATATTGTTGGTGGAGAACCACTTGTTCGTCCGGATATCTACGAGATACTTTCGTATGGTTATAAAAAAGGGTTGCAAATGATGATGAATACCAATGCCTCGTTGGTAACAAAAGAAGTAGCAAGAAAGCTCAAGCTAGCTTGCCCAAGCTTGCTAATTGGTGTCTCACTCGACGGTCCAACGCCGGAAATCCATGAAAAGATACGTGGAAAGGGAACTTTCGAGAAGACGATGAAAGGTATGCTAAATTTGCTCAACGAAGGTTTTGATGTTACTATTCTCTTCGTTGTGAATGCTTTGAACTATAAATACATCGATGACATGCTCAAACTTGCTGAAAGATTGGGAACACACTTATACGTCGACCGCTTCGTTCCTGTTGGGAGAGGATTCTTCCACAAAGACTTATTGATGCCGACAAAGGAACAAATTCAATATGTTGCCGAAAAGCTGGAAGAATACAATGGAAACGTCCAGCTATTTATAGAAGAGAATATCTTTGGTGGAGAGTGTACTGCAGGAAAAACACATGCGTCTATCTTAGTTGATGGAACCGTTGTCCCTTGCGGTCATTTCAGATACAGTCCAAAATTCTACATGGGAAATATAAATGAGAAACCATTTAAAGAGATTTGGTACAGCTATGACCCACAACACGTTGTTCCAAAACAGTGCTCATCCTGTTCACTTTACAAAACAAGTTGTGAGGCAGGGTGTTTTGCATATTCACATTTGATATACTCAAGTTGCGATGAATTAATTTGTAAACTCGTATAA
- a CDS encoding Fur family transcriptional regulator gives MTKNREQVYKEIINSSVPLTAYEVSERLKDMSLTTVYRALEYLHQSGYLKRFSLDNYTYYYSSSVHRHFFRCVKCGRLFPIDECHMDEYENYLSGHFKFKIQEHFVLFSGLCEECYKKEV, from the coding sequence ATGACTAAGAACCGAGAACAGGTTTACAAAGAAATAATAAACTCTTCCGTTCCTTTGACGGCGTATGAAGTGAGTGAGCGGCTTAAGGATATGAGCTTAACCACAGTATATCGCGCGCTTGAGTATTTGCACCAAAGTGGCTATCTAAAACGTTTTTCTCTTGATAATTACACGTACTATTACTCATCCTCTGTTCACAGACATTTTTTCAGATGTGTGAAATGTGGAAGACTGTTTCCAATAGATGAATGCCACATGGATGAGTATGAAAATTATCTCTCTGGACATTTCAAATTCAAAATCCAGGAGCATTTCGTTTTATTTAGTGGGTTATGCGAGGAATGCTATAAGAAGGAAGTATAA
- a CDS encoding amino acid ABC transporter permease has translation MVEALIELLKSFPFLFVGAWETLKLTAFSVGIGLILGTFIGMGRLSKIKLINYPCTAYVEFLRGTPLLVQISIIYFGLPQLGIQLAPYPAAITALGLNSGAYIAEIVRAGIQSIPRGQYEAARSLGLTHWQTMRYIILPQAFRNILPALGNEFITLTKDSSLASVIGVSELMRSGQFIISRTFQTFSIYFGIAFIYFIMTFVISRIVRYIERRMATA, from the coding sequence ATTGTGGAAGCGTTGATAGAGTTACTGAAAAGTTTTCCTTTTCTTTTTGTAGGTGCGTGGGAAACGCTTAAACTCACAGCTTTTTCCGTTGGTATAGGGTTAATCTTAGGAACCTTCATCGGTATGGGCAGGTTATCTAAAATAAAACTAATAAATTACCCTTGCACCGCGTATGTAGAGTTTTTGCGTGGAACCCCTCTGCTCGTTCAGATATCAATTATCTATTTCGGCTTACCTCAGCTAGGGATACAACTAGCACCTTATCCTGCAGCAATAACAGCACTTGGATTAAACAGTGGAGCTTATATCGCCGAAATTGTTCGTGCAGGTATTCAATCTATTCCAAGAGGTCAGTACGAGGCTGCGCGTTCACTGGGATTAACTCATTGGCAAACGATGAGGTACATAATCCTTCCACAAGCATTTAGAAACATTTTACCAGCACTTGGTAACGAATTCATAACCCTGACAAAAGATAGTTCCCTTGCATCTGTTATAGGTGTTTCCGAATTGATGAGAAGCGGGCAATTCATAATATCTCGAACATTTCAAACATTCTCCATCTACTTTGGAATAGCGTTCATATACTTTATCATGACATTTGTCATCTCCCGCATAGTTAGGTATATTGAAAGGAGGATGGCTACAGCATGA
- a CDS encoding amino acid ABC transporter ATP-binding protein → MSKLNNSSEKIIIKIENLVKRFGKLEVLKGINLLVKKGETIVIIGPSGGGKSTLLRCINKLEEYQGGKIYLDGVDIDKYDVNQLRTRIGMVFQQFNLFPHMNVLENLILAPTKVKKMPREQAIEKAKALLSRVGLLDKIDAYPEQLSGGQKQRVAIARALMMDPEIMLFDEPTSALDPELVGEVLDVMKDLARSGMTMLVVTHEMGFARDVADRIVFISQGVVEEEGPPEEILRNPKKPRTREFLRRILE, encoded by the coding sequence ATGAGCAAGTTAAATAATAGCTCGGAAAAAATCATTATTAAGATAGAGAACTTGGTGAAACGTTTTGGAAAACTTGAAGTTTTGAAAGGAATAAACCTACTAGTCAAAAAAGGAGAAACAATTGTTATCATCGGTCCCAGTGGCGGGGGAAAAAGCACACTTTTGAGATGTATAAACAAACTAGAAGAATACCAAGGTGGAAAGATATACTTAGACGGTGTGGATATTGATAAATACGACGTAAATCAGCTCAGAACAAGAATAGGTATGGTCTTCCAACAATTTAATCTGTTTCCCCACATGAACGTACTGGAAAATCTAATCCTTGCTCCAACTAAGGTGAAAAAAATGCCAAGAGAACAAGCAATTGAGAAGGCAAAAGCATTACTTAGTAGGGTTGGGTTACTTGATAAAATAGATGCCTATCCAGAACAACTTTCCGGTGGTCAAAAACAAAGAGTAGCAATCGCGAGAGCATTGATGATGGACCCTGAAATCATGCTTTTTGATGAACCTACATCTGCACTAGACCCTGAACTTGTGGGTGAGGTCCTTGATGTCATGAAAGACCTTGCACGCAGTGGCATGACCATGCTTGTTGTAACACACGAAATGGGTTTTGCCCGTGACGTGGCTGACCGGATCGTGTTTATTTCTCAAGGTGTTGTGGAGGAAGAAGGACCACCGGAAGAAATTTTGAGAAATCCTAAAAAACCGAGAACAAGGGAATTTCTAAGAAGAATACTAGAATAG
- a CDS encoding 4Fe-4S binding protein, whose protein sequence is MPELKGWKEIPIGGLIVEPGNSKQYKTGTWRVMRPVYQPENCIHCMQCWLYCPDQAIVVEIVDGKPKMRGYNYYYCKGCGLCANVCPKSTDPKTKQPAPEDKRAIVMKPETEFAEE, encoded by the coding sequence GTGCCTGAACTCAAGGGATGGAAGGAAATACCGATCGGAGGCTTAATTGTTGAACCAGGAAATTCAAAACAATACAAAACAGGGACTTGGAGAGTAATGAGACCTGTTTACCAACCAGAAAACTGTATCCACTGTATGCAATGCTGGTTGTACTGTCCGGATCAGGCAATAGTAGTTGAAATCGTTGATGGAAAACCAAAGATGAGAGGTTACAACTATTACTACTGTAAAGGTTGCGGCCTCTGTGCAAATGTCTGTCCAAAAAGTACAGATCCAAAGACAAAACAACCTGCTCCCGAAGATAAGAGAGCTATAGTCATGAAACCAGAAACAGAATTTGCTGAAGAGTAA
- a CDS encoding glycoside hydrolase family 57 protein — protein sequence MPRGQMMFVLHAHLPYVHHPEYPFFLEEHWLFEAITETYIPLLRMFRNLEQDKVPVKLTMSITPPLMEMLANPDLQNKYEKRLEKLIELARKEVARTANEHPRKHKMAQYYLQHLEDTLYIFREQYKKNILNGFKEYMARGYLDIITCNATHGYLPFMEQYPQAIRAQLEQAVKTYERHIGVKPRGIWLAECAYFPGLDRYLAEYGLEYFFVDSHAFWYADERPRYGVYRPIVTPNNVFAFARDPESSEQVWSAQIGYPGDSRYREFYRDIGFDREYEYIRPYIDPSGVRTNTGIKYHKITSKDTPLDKKDYYDIDEAKTTAYEHAKDFLRKKEAQIDYLLNLFEGLEPIIVAPFDAELFGHWWYEGPFFLEYFMREAAKSQKLRVVRACDVVDWIEKVQILTPAASSWGANGYNEVWLNGTNDWIYPHLHEMVERMTEVAKEHADETDPLKIRVLNQMVRELLLAQSSDWAFIMTTGTSVEYAVNRTKTHIKRFLNLYDMLKSGNIDIGELQRLEYVDDIFPDADYKMYLKI from the coding sequence ATGCCACGAGGACAGATGATGTTTGTTCTTCACGCACACTTGCCTTACGTTCATCACCCAGAGTATCCGTTTTTCTTGGAAGAGCACTGGTTATTTGAAGCTATTACGGAGACTTATATACCGTTATTGAGGATGTTCAGAAACTTAGAGCAAGACAAAGTTCCTGTAAAACTCACAATGTCGATAACTCCTCCCTTAATGGAGATGCTCGCTAATCCAGACCTTCAAAATAAATACGAAAAACGTTTAGAAAAACTTATAGAATTGGCTCGCAAAGAAGTTGCTAGAACTGCAAACGAACATCCGCGAAAGCACAAAATGGCTCAGTATTACTTGCAACATCTCGAAGATACACTTTACATATTCCGTGAGCAATACAAGAAAAATATCCTTAACGGTTTCAAAGAATACATGGCAAGAGGATACCTGGACATTATTACCTGCAACGCGACACATGGATATCTACCATTTATGGAACAATATCCGCAGGCAATTCGTGCTCAGTTAGAACAAGCAGTCAAAACCTACGAAAGACACATAGGAGTTAAACCGCGCGGTATATGGTTGGCGGAATGCGCTTACTTCCCAGGACTTGATAGATACTTGGCGGAATATGGGCTTGAGTATTTCTTTGTTGATTCACACGCATTTTGGTATGCTGATGAAAGACCACGGTACGGAGTCTATAGACCCATTGTTACTCCAAATAACGTTTTTGCATTTGCAAGAGATCCGGAAAGCTCAGAACAGGTATGGAGCGCACAAATTGGTTATCCCGGAGACTCAAGGTACAGAGAGTTCTACAGAGATATTGGATTCGATAGGGAATACGAATATATAAGGCCTTATATAGATCCAAGTGGAGTTAGGACGAACACGGGTATAAAATACCACAAAATCACCTCGAAAGATACACCTCTTGATAAAAAAGATTATTACGATATCGACGAAGCAAAAACGACCGCATACGAACATGCCAAAGATTTTTTAAGAAAGAAAGAAGCTCAGATAGACTACCTATTAAACCTCTTCGAAGGTCTTGAACCAATAATTGTTGCACCATTTGATGCTGAATTATTTGGTCATTGGTGGTACGAAGGACCGTTCTTTTTGGAATACTTTATGAGGGAGGCAGCTAAGAGTCAAAAACTCAGAGTTGTTAGAGCATGTGATGTTGTCGATTGGATTGAGAAAGTTCAGATACTTACACCTGCTGCTTCAAGTTGGGGTGCGAACGGTTACAACGAAGTATGGTTGAATGGAACAAACGACTGGATTTACCCGCACCTTCATGAAATGGTTGAGAGGATGACAGAAGTTGCAAAAGAGCATGCAGATGAAACCGACCCATTAAAGATTCGCGTGTTGAATCAGATGGTTAGGGAACTGTTACTTGCACAATCGAGTGACTGGGCGTTTATAATGACCACAGGAACAAGTGTGGAATATGCAGTTAACAGAACCAAAACGCATATTAAACGATTCTTAAACTTGTATGATATGCTAAAGAGTGGTAATATAGATATTGGGGAGTTACAGAGGCTCGAGTACGTTGACGATATATTCCCTGATGCAGATTACAAGATGTATTTAAAAATATAA
- a CDS encoding DUF4912 domain-containing protein, with protein sequence MSIVKHLEEWLSQERTIQELKAKAKELGLAVKKQMTKSDVRKLIERYIERIKAVQPEETEQSRPSSSTSSAGQVQTSLQPIKEDVSIPDTYNKDKLVAMPVNPFWMHIYWDLSLANKEFLKSHEVKKVVLRVYDVTFIEFNGTNAHRTFEVTVDVLSLKNYYMNVPMPGAHYLAELGYYDSNGNYKYLLRSNLCRVPVNSPSQSTRERWLDLRKRRRIVMPSEGMLTPIVERISGSVQGLEHLFRISSAGSISVIRLSGKGI encoded by the coding sequence ATGAGTATTGTAAAGCACTTGGAAGAATGGTTAAGTCAGGAACGGACGATTCAGGAACTGAAAGCGAAAGCAAAAGAGCTTGGTTTAGCGGTTAAAAAGCAGATGACAAAAAGCGATGTGCGCAAGCTTATCGAGAGGTATATCGAAAGAATAAAAGCCGTCCAACCTGAAGAAACAGAGCAGTCAAGACCCTCTTCGTCTACTTCCTCCGCAGGTCAAGTCCAGACATCATTACAACCAATTAAAGAAGATGTATCCATTCCCGACACCTACAACAAAGATAAACTTGTTGCGATGCCTGTCAATCCGTTTTGGATGCACATTTACTGGGACCTAAGCCTTGCAAACAAAGAATTTTTGAAGTCCCATGAAGTAAAAAAAGTTGTTTTGAGGGTTTACGATGTAACATTCATAGAATTTAATGGAACAAATGCGCATAGAACATTTGAGGTCACTGTAGATGTGCTTTCTTTAAAGAATTACTATATGAACGTCCCGATGCCTGGAGCACATTACTTGGCTGAACTTGGCTACTACGATTCAAACGGCAATTACAAATATTTGCTAAGATCTAACCTCTGCCGGGTTCCAGTGAATTCTCCAAGTCAGTCTACGAGGGAAAGATGGTTAGACCTCAGAAAGAGGCGGAGAATAGTTATGCCATCTGAAGGTATGCTAACACCTATTGTTGAAAGAATTAGTGGCTCGGTCCAAGGTTTGGAGCACCTTTTTCGGATTTCGAGTGCTGGAAGCATCAGTGTTATTCGACTTAGTGGGAAGGGGATATAA